Within Desulfobacterales bacterium, the genomic segment CCGGGCCGTGAAGATTGTTGCGGACACTGCCGCGGGCGGCGGCTTTATCTTCGGCTCCAGTACCGGCCTTGCGGATGACACCCCGGTCGATGTTGTGGTCGGGGTCTATCAAAAGCTGCGGGAATATTCTTGATGAAGGTTCTGATAACCCTCCTCTTTAAGGGGGAAAAAATATCGATCCGGGCCAGGGCCGGGCAGGTATTGGCCACAATAATCCAGGAGGCCGGTCTGGACCTGGAGCTGCCTTGCGGCGGCCATCGTGACTGCGGCGCCTGCCGGGTGCAGGTCCAGGGCATGCTCTCATTGCCCACTGCCGTGGAACTGGAACTGCTGGGCCTGGAAAAGATCGGGCAGGGGGAGCGCCTGGCCTGCAAAAGCCGGATCAGGGGTCCGGCCGAGATAATCGTGCCCGAGACCTTGCAGGCATCCGGTATCCTTGTCAGTGGCACGGAGAGGCAAACCGATCTCAACCCTAATATAAGCAAAAAACTCCTGCCACCCGTCATCCCTGCCGGGAGTTCCTTGCTGGAATCAGTAAAAAAATCCCTTGCCGAAACCGGGCAGCCGGTAGCGTTGGAACTGGAGGTGGCAGATCTTGAAAAAGATGGCGCCAGGGGCGTGCTGACCGCGGTGTCAAGAAACGGCAGGGTGGATCTGGTTGAACCGGGTGATACCCGGGCCGAGTGTTTCGGCCTGGCCGTTGACGTGGGGACCACCACCCTGGTGGTTGCGCTGGTGGATCTCATTTCCGGCCGCGAGATTGATACGGTCTCCGCCCTGAATCCGCAAGTGACCTATGGACATGATGTGCTTACCAGGATAACCCAGGTCAAGGGCGGGCAGGTAAGTCTCCACCATCTGCAGGAGATACTGGTCCGTGAACTTGACCGGCTCGGCCGGGCGCTTTGCCAGAGACATTCCATTTCCCCGGCCCGGATCTATGAAGCGGCCGTGGCCGGCAACACCTGCATGATGCATCTCCTCCTGGGCCTGGACCCGGTGGTCCTGGCCCTGGCGCCCTATACCTCCCGGATCAAGGGCAGTATCTATATCCGGGCCACGGAGCTGGGGTTCAAGTCTCTCGGCCGGGCCCATCTTTACATCCTGCCGCCCATCTCCCCCTTTGTGGGCGGTGATATCACCGCTGGCATCCTGGCCACTGACCTGGCCGGCGGCCCGAAACCCACCCTGTTTATCGATATCGGCACCAACGGCGAGGTGGTCCTGGTAACTGAAAACAAGACATTTGCCTGCTCCGTGGCCGCGGGTCCGGCCTTTGAAGGCATGAACATCGCCTGCGGCATGCGGGCCCAGCCCGGGGCCATCGAATCGGTCCGGATTGAAAATGATGGTCCCCGGCTCAAGGTAATCGGCCAGGGCCGCCCCCAGGGCATCTGCGGCAGCGGCCTGATTGATGTGGTGGCCCAGCTCCGGGAAAAGGAGCTGATCAACCCTAGGGGACGAATCGCCGCCGACTGTGCGGCCCCCTCCCTGCGGCCATACCTCCGGGACCGGAACGGCAAGAGGTCCTTCCTGCTCTTTAGAGACCGCGGCCGGCAGGTCTACATCTCCCAGCAGGATATCCGCCAGGTCCAACTGGCCAAGGGGGCCTGCCGGGCCGGGATCAACCTGTTGCTCAAGGAGGCGGCCATCGGACCGGAGGCGGTCAAGAGGGTCTGGGTGGCCGGGGCCTTTGGTTATCACCTCAAGCCCGCCTCCCTGACCAGGATCGGCCTCCTGCCCCGGGAATGGCATGATCGCATCGTCTTTGTCGGCAACACCGCCAAGGTGGGGGCCATGCTGGTGCTTTTGAACCGGCGGCTCCGGGACGAGGCGGCAGGGCTGGGACGCTCGGTCCTGACCGTGGATCTCGTCTCCCACCCCGAGTTTGACCGGCAGTTTATCCAGGCAATGCTCTTTTAAGGGACGTTCACCAGCATCTCATCTTCGCCAATTTCGGAGGCTCGTGCCTCGCTTACCTGGCCTGCTCGAACAGTACCAGTTACAAGACGAATCACGTCCGTTGAGCGGTTGTTGCGAGACCGACAAAAATGTTCATCGGCCAACGATGTTTTCCCATGCCAGCAACACCCCGCCCTGCCAGCGTAACCGGCGCTGCTCGTGGTTGACTTGAATCTCATTGCTTGTCCGGCTGACCATTTTTACGGCGAATCGATTATCGAACTCCTGCTCCAGTGCCCCCAGGGGACGGTCGTACTCGCCCGTGTCCCTTGCCTCGGTGATCAACCCGGTCAGGTGACGGCGATGCTGCACCTCTGTTGTTCCCACGAAAAGGGGTATATTATTTCCAGCGATCTTGACATCCGCGGGCCACAG encodes:
- a CDS encoding ASKHA domain-containing protein, producing MKVLITLLFKGEKISIRARAGQVLATIIQEAGLDLELPCGGHRDCGACRVQVQGMLSLPTAVELELLGLEKIGQGERLACKSRIRGPAEIIVPETLQASGILVSGTERQTDLNPNISKKLLPPVIPAGSSLLESVKKSLAETGQPVALELEVADLEKDGARGVLTAVSRNGRVDLVEPGDTRAECFGLAVDVGTTTLVVALVDLISGREIDTVSALNPQVTYGHDVLTRITQVKGGQVSLHHLQEILVRELDRLGRALCQRHSISPARIYEAAVAGNTCMMHLLLGLDPVVLALAPYTSRIKGSIYIRATELGFKSLGRAHLYILPPISPFVGGDITAGILATDLAGGPKPTLFIDIGTNGEVVLVTENKTFACSVAAGPAFEGMNIACGMRAQPGAIESVRIENDGPRLKVIGQGRPQGICGSGLIDVVAQLREKELINPRGRIAADCAAPSLRPYLRDRNGKRSFLLFRDRGRQVYISQQDIRQVQLAKGACRAGINLLLKEAAIGPEAVKRVWVAGAFGYHLKPASLTRIGLLPREWHDRIVFVGNTAKVGAMLVLLNRRLRDEAAGLGRSVLTVDLVSHPEFDRQFIQAMLF